In the genome of Arthrobacter alpinus, the window TGTGTTGGGCACTGACTCCGCGCTGGCCAAGCTAGCCAAGGAATTGCCAGAGGCCATCGAGGAGCTTTACGGGGCGGACCCGTCGCACAGCCTGGCCTATGGCCGCATGATCAACGACGCCGCCTTCTCCCGCGTTGCCGGTCTTCTCGCCATTGACTTACTCGAGGAGAGCGGATCGGCCCTTGTTGCCGGAGGTTCAACTGACGCTGCCACTCGCTACATTGCGCCCACGGTGGTCCATGTGGACGCCGAATCTGCACTGATGAAGGAGGAAATCTTCGGCCCGGTCCTGCCCTTGGTCAGCGTTGAGTCTGCGCAGGCTGCCATCGAGTTCATCAACCAGCGTGAAAAGCCGCTGTCCCTCTACGTCTTCAGCGAGGATGGTGGGGTGCGGGATGCGTTCACGCTGCAAACGTCGTCGGGCGCGCTGAACTTTGGCGTGCCGGTGGCGCATCTGAGCGTCCCCGGATTGCCGTTCGGCGGAGTGGGGGAAAGCGGCATGGGCAGCTACCACGGGCAGCACTCGATTTACACGTTCTCCCACCAAAAGGCCATTCTGGAAAAGCCCCTCTCACTCGACACCTTGGGTTTGATCTACCCGCCCTTCGGCGCCGTCAAGAAGCAGATCATCAAGCGGTTCGTGGCGCCGGCCAGAAAATTCCGGAAGGGCTAACGGCACTTTCTGGGGCTATGCGCAGGCCCAGCTGGTCAGTGAGGCTCACGACTGTCACTGGCGCCACCCTGGGCACTGGCCGGACGCATGGGCAAAGTGACTTCCCTGTCTGCGCCGTGCCAACGCTGTCGCTACTTTCGTGTCGGGTGCGCGGTTTCGCCCAGATGGCTGGTGCGGTTCAGCTCAGCCAGAATGCCGGCCAGCTTGTCCACGAACACTTCGATGCGCGCTGTCCGCTTGTCGTTGATGAGCAGGGCAAAAATGTTCCGGGCCAGCCGAATTTCCGGTACGTCCAGAACCACCACGTTGTCCGGCTTGTTTTGCAGGGCAAGCTCCGGAACCAGGGCTGCGCCCAGGCCCACGCTGGCCAGTTGCAGGCTGGCATTGAAGTCGTCGCTGTAGGCGGCAACACGAGGGTGCAGATTGCAGCTGGCAAAGAGCCTTTCAATCACGGCGGCGTCACTGGTTCCGGGGTGGTGCATGATCCAGGGCATGTCGGAAAGATGCCCTGCCTCCATCACCGAGCCGGCACGAATGCCCCATGCCTTGGGCAGGACCACCCTAAAGTTGTCATCGCCAATCCATTGCCGGTTGATGGTGTGCGGCCATGCCAAGCCGGACTGGCCCACCTGATAAACCAACGCAACGTCCAATTCGCCGCCGCTGCGCAATCCGCCAATGGTCTGCTGCGGCTCGCCGACCGACACATGCAGGTTGATGCCTAGGCCCGGCCACTCGGGACTGCTTAGCAGCCGGGGGAGTGCGTACGTGGCAAGGGAGGGGAAAATGCCCAAACGCAGCTCCTGGCTGGTGCCCTCCTCCGTTCGGGAGCTGGCGGCCAGCAAGGCATCGATGTCCGTGAGTACCTTCCCTGCATGCCGGGACATGACCAGTGCGGCGTCGGTGGGCAGCACACTGCGGGCCGAACGCTTGAACAAGATGACCCCGCTGTCGCGCTCCAGCGCTGACATCTGTTGTGAAACGGCCGACGCCGTGTACCCCAGTTGGGTGGCCGCCGCCGCAAACGAACCGCGGCGGACCACTTCCAGCAGTGTTTGCAAATGCACGGGGTTGATCACGGAAAGTCTCTCTCTCGGGGCCGGGCGGGTTCCTAGGCAAGCATAGGCCGCGGGGTGCGCCCGCGTAATACACCGCAGTGGCGGCTGCCGCAACGGCATCGTTGTGTACATTTGTACATAACGATTTTTATACCGAAGAATGGACCAAGCCGTGACGCACCCATATTTTGCCAATGACCCACGCAGCATGCGCCAGCGCATGGAGGCAGGTGACCTGTACCTGGCCGAGGACGCCGAGTTGGCGGTGGCATCGCAGCAGGCCATCACGGCCGCCCATCGTTACGGGCAGTTGTGGCCAGAGGACCGGGATGCTGCCGAACTGCTGCTCGCGGAGCTCATCGGCTCGCTGGGCGAGGGCGTGGAGATTCGCCCGCCGCTCTTTGTGGACTATGGCCGGTACATCACCATTGGCCCCGGAACGTTCATCAACTACAACTTCACGGCCCTGGACGTTGCTCCCATCACCATCGGCGCTGACGTCATGATTGGGCCCAATGTCCAGCTCCTGACACCCACACACCCCCTCGATTCCCGGCTGCGCCGCGACAAGCTGGAAGCGGCGAAACCCATCACGATTGGCGACAACGTGTGGCTCGGTGGTGGCGTGATTGTGCTGCCCGGCGTCACGATTGGCGAGAATGCAGTTGTGGGGGCCGGTTCCGTTGTGACCCGCGACCTGCCGCCCAATGTGATGGCGGTGGGCAACCCCGCCCGCATCAGCAAGGAACTCGCGTGAGCACGCAGCCTGGGCCCGCCGGGGCCACGCCACGCCGCCGCTATGACCCCGACCGCCGCGCGAACATCAGCGACGCAGCTCTTGATGTTGTGGCCGAGCACGGAGTGGCCGGGACAACGTACCGCAAGATTGCCGCACGCGCAGGCGTGTCCCTGGGCTCGCTAACCTATCACTTTGACTCCCTGGACGAGCTGCTGGGTGAGGCGTTCACCAAACTGGCCAACCACACAGCCGACGGCTTTGACGCGGCCATGGCGCAGGTCGGCGATGAGGCGGCCGCCCGCGCCGCCGTCGTCAGTCTCATCACGGGAGAGCTTCTCAACGACCCACGCACCATGGTGCTCTCCTACGAGCTGTACGCCCTGGCCACCCGCCGCCCCGACATGCGCCGCGTGACCGACGCCTGGATGGCGCGCAGCAGGGTTGCCCTGGGCAAATTCTTTGACCCGGAGACCACCCTCATGCTCGATGCCCTGATCGAAGGGCTGTCCATGCACCGAGCACTGTCCCTGACCCCCATGCCCAGAAGCACCGTTGTTGCTGCTGTTAAACGAATTGTGAGAACACCATGAGCTTGAAAACGGCCGAATCACCGGCCCTTCCCGTCCACCTTCGCCGCGCCAGATGGGCCGTGGCGGCGTTGTTCTTCACGAACGGCGCCCTCTTTGCCAACCTGCTCCCACGCTTTCCCGCCATCAAGGAAGCCCTGGGACTCAGCAATGCGGAATTCGGCTTTGCCGTGGCCGCCTACCCCTTGGGCGCCCTCTCGGCCGGGCTTGCCGCCGGTCTGCTCATCAGGCGGTTCGGCTCCGCCAAGGTTGCCGTGGCTGGAACGCTGGGAACGGCGCTGGGGTTGGTCATGGCGGGAATTACCCCCACGGGGATCCTGTTTGCCACGGCACTGTTGCTGGCCGGCGCCTTCGATGCCATCACCGACGTGGCGCAAAATTCCCACGGCCTGCGCGTGCAGCGCCTGTATGGCCGCTCCATCTTGAACTCCTTCCACGCCGTGTGGAGCATTGGCGCCGTGACCGGCGGCCTGATGGGTGCTGCGGCCGCCGGCTTGCAGATTCCGCTCTGGCTTCACCTGCTGGTCTCCGGCGTCCTTTTCGCGGCAGTTTCGCTGGGCAGCCTGCGCTTCCTGCTGCGGGGCGCTGACTCACCGGAGCCCGCCGCGGAAGAGCACGGTGCCATTGCGCCCCGCAGCTCCGCGGGGCTGGGCAAGTACCTGGTCATCCTGGCGCTGGTGGTCATTGCCGCCGGAAGCACACTCGTGGAGGATGCCGGCAGCACATGGGCGGCTGTTTACCTCAGCGGTGACTTCGGTGCGGGGGCCTCGGTGGCGGGGCTGGGCTTTGTGGCCCTGGTGGGTGCCCAGTTCATTGGCCGGCTGGTGGGCGACTCCCTTGTTGACCGCTTCGGCCAGCGGCTGGTGGCCCAGGCGGGCGGAGTCATTGTTGCCCTTGGCATGGGCCAGGCCCTGCTTTTCCCGTCGGTGCCCGGCACCATTGCCGGTTTTGCCTTGGCCGGCTTTGGTGTGTCCACCTTGGTCCCGGCGGCCATGCACGCGGCAGACAACCTGCCGGGGCTGCGTGAAGGAACGGGCCTGAGTATTGTCAGCTGGCTCATGCGCGTTAGTTTCCTGCTGTCACCGCCCATTGTGGGGGCCGTTGCGGATGCCACATCACTGCGCACGGGGTTGCTGGTGGTGCCGCTTGCAGGCCTTTTGGTGGTGCTGCTCTCACCCGTGCTGACCACTAGGGCCGACACGCCCGAAGAACAGACACGCCGCGGAGATTTTTGTGACTAAGTACTCCACAACCTGTGGACAGTGCGATTTAAACCTTGAATTTTAGGGCTTTTAAATCCACCAGCCTGTGGACGACGGGTGCATAAAATGACATACTTGTAATACATCATGTAGGGGTCAACGACGGGGCCCTGCACTACATGTAGTATCTAATACAGAATTCAAGCGGTTCCCAAGGAACCGCTGAGAACAGCTCAAAAGCTGGCGAGACCGTGGCGTGAAGCGTTGGTCCCACCGACTGTGAGTGTGCCGATAGCGGCAGTAATAGGCAGTAATAGACAAGGGGAAAAACGATCATGACCGTCACGGTTTACACCAAGCCTGCGTGTGTCCAGTGCAACGCCACCTACCGCGCGTTGGATAAAAAGGGCATCACCTACCAGAGCGTGGATATTTCCGAAGACCCGGCCGCTTTGGAGCATGTGCTGAGCCTGGGTTACCAGCAGGCACCGGTTGTTATCACCGACGCCGATCACTGGTCAGGTTTCCGCCCGGACAAGATCGCCGAACTGGCTGCCGCCTTCGAAAGCGAAGTTAGCGTAGCGTAGTGGCCGCCGGGCCACGGCCCGTTTGGAACCACCATAATTTCACGTGCGTCGCAGCGCACAAGAGTGGGGCTGACCAGTCACAGGGTTGGCCCCACAGCAGCAAGTTAAGCAGTTGGAAAGCGATTGTCATGTCAGCCATAACAGCAGAATCCGCTGTTGCTCCGGTTACCTCGCGGCACACCAGCAGCCGGTTGATCTATTTTTCATCAGCCTCCGACAACACGCACCGCTTCGTCATGAAGCTGGGCATGGAGGCGGCTAGGCTGCCACTGCACACCTATGAAGAAACTCTTCTGGCCCAAGAACCATTCGTCTTGGTCCTGCCAACCTATGGCGGAGAAAACCGGTTGGGCGCAGTACCAAAACAGGTCATCAAGTTCCTCAATGTGGCGGAAAACAGGAACCTTATCCGCGGCGTCATTGGCGCCGGGAACACAAATTTCGGCGAAACATATTGCATCGCCGGCGACATTGTCGCCGAGAAGTGCAAAGTACAGCATTTATACCGGTTTGAACTCATGGGCACATCTGTTGATGTGGACCGCGTTCACGAAGGATTGG includes:
- a CDS encoding TetR/AcrR family transcriptional regulator; the encoded protein is MSTQPGPAGATPRRRYDPDRRANISDAALDVVAEHGVAGTTYRKIAARAGVSLGSLTYHFDSLDELLGEAFTKLANHTADGFDAAMAQVGDEAAARAAVVSLITGELLNDPRTMVLSYELYALATRRPDMRRVTDAWMARSRVALGKFFDPETTLMLDALIEGLSMHRALSLTPMPRSTVVAAVKRIVRTP
- a CDS encoding LysR family transcriptional regulator, translated to MINPVHLQTLLEVVRRGSFAAAATQLGYTASAVSQQMSALERDSGVILFKRSARSVLPTDAALVMSRHAGKVLTDIDALLAASSRTEEGTSQELRLGIFPSLATYALPRLLSSPEWPGLGINLHVSVGEPQQTIGGLRSGGELDVALVYQVGQSGLAWPHTINRQWIGDDNFRVVLPKAWGIRAGSVMEAGHLSDMPWIMHHPGTSDAAVIERLFASCNLHPRVAAYSDDFNASLQLASVGLGAALVPELALQNKPDNVVVLDVPEIRLARNIFALLINDKRTARIEVFVDKLAGILAELNRTSHLGETAHPTRK
- the nrdH gene encoding glutaredoxin-like protein NrdH translates to MTVTVYTKPACVQCNATYRALDKKGITYQSVDISEDPAALEHVLSLGYQQAPVVITDADHWSGFRPDKIAELAAAFESEVSVA
- the nrdI gene encoding class Ib ribonucleoside-diphosphate reductase assembly flavoprotein NrdI, encoding MSAITAESAVAPVTSRHTSSRLIYFSSASDNTHRFVMKLGMEAARLPLHTYEETLLAQEPFVLVLPTYGGENRLGAVPKQVIKFLNVAENRNLIRGVIGAGNTNFGETYCIAGDIVAEKCKVQHLYRFELMGTSVDVDRVHEGLEEFWTRLSQNRTQL
- a CDS encoding sugar O-acetyltransferase; the protein is MTHPYFANDPRSMRQRMEAGDLYLAEDAELAVASQQAITAAHRYGQLWPEDRDAAELLLAELIGSLGEGVEIRPPLFVDYGRYITIGPGTFINYNFTALDVAPITIGADVMIGPNVQLLTPTHPLDSRLRRDKLEAAKPITIGDNVWLGGGVIVLPGVTIGENAVVGAGSVVTRDLPPNVMAVGNPARISKELA
- a CDS encoding MFS transporter encodes the protein MSLKTAESPALPVHLRRARWAVAALFFTNGALFANLLPRFPAIKEALGLSNAEFGFAVAAYPLGALSAGLAAGLLIRRFGSAKVAVAGTLGTALGLVMAGITPTGILFATALLLAGAFDAITDVAQNSHGLRVQRLYGRSILNSFHAVWSIGAVTGGLMGAAAAGLQIPLWLHLLVSGVLFAAVSLGSLRFLLRGADSPEPAAEEHGAIAPRSSAGLGKYLVILALVVIAAGSTLVEDAGSTWAAVYLSGDFGAGASVAGLGFVALVGAQFIGRLVGDSLVDRFGQRLVAQAGGVIVALGMGQALLFPSVPGTIAGFALAGFGVSTLVPAAMHAADNLPGLREGTGLSIVSWLMRVSFLLSPPIVGAVADATSLRTGLLVVPLAGLLVVLLSPVLTTRADTPEEQTRRGDFCD